The Polyangium aurulentum genomic interval GTCTCGTCGTACGAGGCGCACGAGGGGATCTCGCTGCCCTACGCGGTCGAGGTAGAGCTCTCCACCGCCGACCCCTCGTTCCGTGTTGATGCGTGCCTGCAGCGCCGCATGCTCCTGCAGGTCGTCGATGCGCGCGGCGGCGTCCGCTACTACGACGGCTTGCCGGACCGAGTCGGCTTCGTTGCGTACCGCGGCGGCGACTTCCTCTTCCGCCTCCGACTCCGGCCCGCCCTGGCTGCGCTCGAGCACCGCGAGGGCTCACGCATCTTCCAGGACAAGAGCCCGGTGGATGTCGTCAAGGCCATCCTCAGCGAGGCCGGCGTCGACAAGGACGTGGAGTGGCGGCTTCGGCAGACCTACGCGCCGCGCGAGTTCCTCTGTCAATACCACGAAAGTGAGATCGACTTCGTGCACCGGCTGCTCGAGGAGGAGGGCATCTTCTACTTCTTCCTGCACGGCGCGGAGGGGCACAAGCTGGTGTTCGCCGATGATCCCGCCGCCTTCGCACCAGAAGACGGAGCGACGCCGGTCGTGCTGTCGCGTCGCAAGGGCCTCAGCGCGGGCGCTCAGCCGCTCCTCGCGCTTCATCGACGGAAGACGCTGCGGCCCACGGAGGTCGAGCTGCGCGACTACGACTTCGAGAAACCGGACATCTTCCCAACGGCCACGGTGCCCGCACCCGGCAACCTGGCGCTGAGGCACTTCGAGTATCCAGGCGGTTTCACCGCGGGTGCCGAGGGGTCACGCAAGGCCAACCGAAGGCTCAGCGCGCTGCGCGGTGACATCGACATCTGCCATGGAAGGAGCCGCGCAGCGGGGCTCGTGTGCGGCACACCGATGGAGGTCGAGGGAGCGCGCGAGCCGTTCCTCAACGGCGCGTTCGTCGTGACAGAGCTTCGCGCGCGAGGGCGGCGCGGTGCAGAGGCATCGGAGAACGAGTTCACCGCGATCCCCAAGGGTGCGCCGTTTGCCGCGCCAAGGCGCACCACGAAGCCCCGAATCCGCGGCGTACATACGGCCGTCGTGACCGGCCCGTCGAACGAGGCGCAAGGGGTCCACGTCGACAAGTATGGCCGCGTCAAGGTGCGCTTCCTCTGGGATCGCTCGGGCAAACAGGACGATACCTCGAGCGTCTGGCTGCGCGTGTCGCAGCTCGGCCTCGGCGGATCGATGATCCTGCCCCGCGTGGGTTGGGAGGTCTCGGTCGCGTTCCTCGACGGCGATCCGGATCGGCCCGTCGTGCTCGGACGCACCTACAACGCGGAGAACACGCCACCGTACGCTTTGCCTGGCGCAGCGGCCGACAGCTCCCTCAAGAGCATGTCCACGCCGGGCGGCGCCGGGCACAACGAAGTCAAGATGAGCGATACGGCCGGCAGCCAGGGGATGGCGATCTCCGCGAAGAAGGACCTCAACGTCACGACCGGCAACGACAAGAACGAGACCGTCGGCGTCGATGAGACGCACAGCGTCGGCAGCAATTACAACGTCACAGTCGGCGCGAACGAGTCGACCTCGGTGGGCGTGAACCAGTCGGTCGACGTGGGCAACGCGCTCCAGGTCAAGGTGACCGGCGCGCAGACCACCTCGGTGGGTGCCAACGACAAGTTTCACGCGAAGGCCGACTTCGTCGAGAAGGTTGGCGGGACGCGCGACTACACGGTAGGCGGCAACCAGATCACCATCTCCTGCGGCGTGCGCCAGCAGATCACGGGCGCCTTCACGCGCGACGTCGGAGCCGTCCAGGCGAGCCTCTCGCTCGCCTCGATCGACGACAACATGCTCTCCACCTACGACGAGAAGGCGAGCCTTGCCATCGTGCATCTCGTCGCGGGTACGAGCGTCGAGAGCGTCACGACGAGCAAGGATCAGACGAACCTGGCCGGCGAGCTGCACATGGTCGGGGCCATCTCCACGCAGGCCAAGGGGGTGAAGAACTTCATCGGCGCGGCCCACCTGCGCAACGTGAGCGGCGATTACATCGTGCAAGCGCCGAAGATCATCCTTGGTGGCGGCGTGGGGCAGTTCAACGGAGGCGGGAGCTCGATCAAGCTCAACGGCGGTCCAGTCACCCTGAAGGGCTCGCAGATCTCCATCAAGGCCATTGGCATCGTGAAGCAGGCGGGAAGCCTGAAAATCGGGTGAGGGGCCATGGCCGACCATGTCGAACTCGCGCAATCCCTGACGGTCGACGGCGCCCCGTTCGACCTGCTCTCGCTCTCGGCGCACGAGGCGCTCGACGAGATCGGCACGCTCCGATGCGAGATCACCGATCACGCGGGAGGTCCGGACCCGGCATCGCTCGTGGGGAAGCCTGTCCTGCTCACGCTGTCGCGCCGCGATGGTGACGAGGAGCGGAAGTTCGCGGGCTACGTCATCGAGGCCGAGAGCACGACGACCCGGGGCACGGAGGAGGCGGGCACGCGTCTCGTCGTGCGTCATCGGCTCTTCCGCCTCACCCAGCGCGCCGATTGCCGCACCTTCCAGAACATGTCGGCGCCCGACATCGTGAAGGAGGTCCTCACGGGGGCAGGCCTCCCTGCGAAGGATCAGCGCTGGAAGCTCACGGGCAGCTATCCGAAGCGCGTCTACACGGCGCAGTACCGCGAGACGGATCATGCCTTCGTGCGGCGGCTCCTTGCGGAGGAGGGCATTGCATTCTTCGTGGATTCGAGCTCGGGGACGGACGTCGTGGTCTTCTTCGACAGCAAGCCCGAGGCAATCGAGGGGGACAAAGAGGTCGTG includes:
- a CDS encoding type VI secretion system Vgr family protein; translation: MAEGAPGHIILAGDELPDDVQVSSYEAHEGISLPYAVEVELSTADPSFRVDACLQRRMLLQVVDARGGVRYYDGLPDRVGFVAYRGGDFLFRLRLRPALAALEHREGSRIFQDKSPVDVVKAILSEAGVDKDVEWRLRQTYAPREFLCQYHESEIDFVHRLLEEEGIFYFFLHGAEGHKLVFADDPAAFAPEDGATPVVLSRRKGLSAGAQPLLALHRRKTLRPTEVELRDYDFEKPDIFPTATVPAPGNLALRHFEYPGGFTAGAEGSRKANRRLSALRGDIDICHGRSRAAGLVCGTPMEVEGAREPFLNGAFVVTELRARGRRGAEASENEFTAIPKGAPFAAPRRTTKPRIRGVHTAVVTGPSNEAQGVHVDKYGRVKVRFLWDRSGKQDDTSSVWLRVSQLGLGGSMILPRVGWEVSVAFLDGDPDRPVVLGRTYNAENTPPYALPGAAADSSLKSMSTPGGAGHNEVKMSDTAGSQGMAISAKKDLNVTTGNDKNETVGVDETHSVGSNYNVTVGANESTSVGVNQSVDVGNALQVKVTGAQTTSVGANDKFHAKADFVEKVGGTRDYTVGGNQITISCGVRQQITGAFTRDVGAVQASLSLASIDDNMLSTYDEKASLAIVHLVAGTSVESVTTSKDQTNLAGELHMVGAISTQAKGVKNFIGAAHLRNVSGDYIVQAPKIILGGGVGQFNGGGSSIKLNGGPVTLKGSQISIKAIGIVKQAGSLKIG